The following proteins come from a genomic window of Nocardioides albertanoniae:
- a CDS encoding DUF4232 domain-containing protein gives MGTESPSSSSKAASKPAAADPVTPKCTDPDLKAGYRSTDAGAGSRFGEITLTNVSDHACALAGFGGLSYVGGGDGDQVGKPATREGSWRKVIMKPGQVAVSAISEGTAANYPSSTCKPTKVDGFRVYVPDSYDSQFVAHKTTGCASKKVSLLSHKAFH, from the coding sequence GTGGGGACTGAGTCACCCTCTTCTTCGTCCAAGGCAGCGTCAAAGCCGGCGGCCGCCGACCCGGTGACGCCGAAGTGCACCGATCCCGACCTGAAGGCGGGCTATCGCAGCACCGACGCCGGCGCGGGCTCCCGCTTCGGTGAGATCACGCTGACCAACGTCTCCGACCACGCCTGCGCGCTGGCCGGGTTCGGTGGGCTCTCCTACGTGGGCGGCGGCGACGGCGACCAGGTCGGGAAGCCTGCGACGCGTGAGGGCTCGTGGCGCAAGGTCATCATGAAGCCCGGCCAGGTGGCGGTCAGCGCGATCTCCGAGGGCACCGCCGCCAACTATCCGTCGTCGACCTGCAAGCCGACGAAGGTCGACGGTTTCCGGGTCTACGTGCCCGACTCCTACGACTCCCAGTTCGTGGCGCACAAGACCACGGGCTGTGCGAGCAAGAAGGTCTCGCTGCTCTCGCACAAGGCGTTCCACTGA